One window from the genome of Planctomicrobium piriforme encodes:
- a CDS encoding tetratricopeptide repeat protein, producing the protein MRLLCPRLLGFVLLLSNLGVGGEDAMPAAERAQMQQVLDERLSLLNGKIAATPSPELFSQRGDILFFLGRFPEAVEDYTAFAKDKPELAATNWRRGLALYYAGREAEAASQFESCHTRDDTDRENGIWRYLSQCRTLGRDSARKDMLVYTKGDRKPFTNLYDMFAGKQSADDVLKAIMADGASPDEREGQLFYGNLYFGLNELAEGRPETARPFLVKAVRNEWPLQAAYGPRYMWHVARLQLELLDKAPPKSNQ; encoded by the coding sequence ATGCGTCTGCTCTGCCCACGACTGCTGGGATTCGTGCTGCTGCTTTCCAATCTTGGCGTTGGCGGTGAAGACGCCATGCCAGCGGCGGAACGGGCACAGATGCAGCAGGTGCTCGACGAGCGGCTAAGCCTCCTCAACGGCAAGATCGCCGCCACGCCGTCGCCAGAGTTGTTTTCCCAGAGGGGGGATATCCTGTTCTTTCTCGGTCGCTTTCCGGAGGCGGTTGAGGACTACACCGCCTTTGCGAAAGACAAACCGGAACTCGCTGCGACCAATTGGCGACGAGGGCTGGCGCTCTATTACGCAGGTCGTGAAGCGGAAGCGGCCAGTCAGTTTGAGAGTTGTCATACGCGCGACGACACCGACCGTGAAAACGGAATCTGGCGGTATCTGTCTCAATGTCGGACGCTCGGTCGTGATTCCGCGCGGAAGGACATGCTTGTCTACACGAAGGGGGATCGCAAGCCGTTCACCAATCTGTACGACATGTTCGCCGGAAAGCAGTCTGCCGACGACGTCCTCAAGGCGATCATGGCTGATGGAGCATCGCCGGATGAGCGCGAAGGACAACTGTTCTACGGGAACCTGTACTTCGGCCTGAACGAACTGGCGGAAGGTCGACCAGAAACAGCGCGGCCATTTCTCGTGAAAGCGGTTCGCAATGAATGGCCGCTGCAGGCCGCCTATGGTCCCCGTTACATGTGGCACGTCGCCCGACTGCAATTGGAACTGCTTGACAAAGCCCCGCCGAAATCGAATCAGTAA
- a CDS encoding tetratricopeptide repeat protein has translation MVADNSESPSEPVDESPAAADAPLDTAQTEPDASAEPHDDFPEYEELTPELLEDECLRGDVMLRWALILLSVLLGWTFITETKVLVGIRTGEYLLSHGVLPPRFDVFSATAAGRPWVNLGWLSDLTVGATHQFLGMPWLSILCAVTVGLTFWCLSRITIPGVTTWWGSVCGVLALLALFPVFQPGSSTVAVLGLVLLMWGLARWTTSPATDRSWLLIPLFVFWTNLDPRCWIGLLLLAMFSIGELLSPTGKTPVGRRRLMFAGIALLAGVFVSPWPISPATQFLTAYREAVEARSYLGISEFFHRLDYTWQHLIFWTSLDFYSLASLVLMVLAAVTLVLNRSRLHFGWVFVWLGVNALGFFYGDSICYAAIVNAVIAILNGQDWCRSAFKMDYSITTPNVLWSRAGRAVTVLGFFLLAYLAINGALMGPQSRRIGLGLDPRWRNRITSLEEEVLPNTFSDRIFPTMPAQGDLMIWLGKKPFVDSRLGLYLGGPENLLKLHKETRAALFPGREVENAAAGTELWKSTLAKYEITDVFARLWGAKPAYGPFFQLYANPSFVLTGLGSAGANLTRNDLPSPELKAHLEKFGLTDFAKVAFRPPQPPEVIDLQAVWPLPVSKYDRWMIQKLQVTPPAAELASHYNAILTESGKPFTQQQAAGLAMLAARTVREALIVDPNSALAYRSLGNACGVLQQVEQQTALQSGVQASVEMYETQILSAAFSAAIAGQEDPDDLLKLFQILLAQRSLDTAIDVLARYDRAIVTHPIQMSVDRRLGLEELRRQVQDAVNSVKEQIATARGEKRPALELAGMALAGNCPQLALSILEEDLTRLASEPELQLLYATLLLKNGRIETAFDQIDSLQAKMNGPNAANVPPFLKNQWKSVALAVNLSAQNLGEVVKLSEEEQDAFWKSGLTSLLQLPFTSMKLPIQMQLWPAYEARVTFSAAIELPERWAVMQMQAVRAELQLGRLEAATTRLQRLVKMHPQFSQRSIAAMYLVALTGKPYEFPPNANDLPAWMLELPIDPPAKPATPVAPAAGSDPGPLPPTPPGAPSTDPPPAPPVPVTPP, from the coding sequence GTGGTCGCTGACAATTCTGAATCCCCCTCCGAGCCTGTTGACGAGTCACCAGCCGCTGCCGACGCCCCACTCGACACAGCGCAAACCGAGCCTGACGCGAGTGCCGAGCCGCACGACGATTTCCCCGAGTACGAGGAACTGACGCCGGAACTTCTGGAAGATGAATGCCTGCGCGGGGACGTGATGCTTCGCTGGGCGTTGATTCTGCTCTCCGTGCTGTTGGGCTGGACGTTCATCACCGAGACGAAGGTGCTCGTCGGCATTCGCACTGGCGAGTATCTGTTGAGCCACGGCGTACTGCCGCCGCGGTTTGATGTTTTTTCAGCCACCGCCGCAGGCCGCCCCTGGGTGAACCTCGGCTGGTTGTCGGATCTCACGGTCGGCGCCACGCACCAGTTTCTCGGGATGCCCTGGCTGTCGATCCTGTGTGCCGTCACCGTCGGGCTGACGTTCTGGTGTCTGTCGCGGATCACGATCCCCGGCGTGACGACATGGTGGGGATCGGTCTGCGGAGTGCTGGCGCTGCTGGCGCTGTTTCCAGTCTTTCAACCGGGCTCATCAACCGTCGCCGTGCTGGGACTGGTCTTGCTCATGTGGGGACTGGCCCGCTGGACCACGTCGCCTGCAACCGACCGCAGCTGGCTGCTGATTCCACTGTTCGTGTTCTGGACCAATCTTGATCCCCGCTGCTGGATTGGGTTGCTGTTGCTGGCGATGTTTTCCATTGGCGAACTGCTGTCGCCCACAGGAAAAACACCCGTCGGTCGCCGCCGGTTGATGTTCGCCGGCATCGCCCTGCTGGCTGGCGTTTTTGTATCGCCGTGGCCGATCAGTCCCGCGACACAATTCCTGACGGCCTATCGCGAAGCGGTTGAAGCCCGCAGTTACCTGGGTATCAGCGAGTTCTTCCACCGGCTCGACTACACCTGGCAGCACCTGATTTTCTGGACATCGCTCGACTTCTATTCGCTGGCCTCGTTGGTGCTGATGGTCCTCGCGGCCGTGACCCTGGTTCTGAACCGTTCCCGACTGCACTTCGGTTGGGTCTTTGTCTGGCTCGGCGTGAACGCCCTCGGATTTTTCTACGGGGACAGCATCTGCTACGCCGCGATCGTGAACGCCGTCATTGCGATCCTCAACGGGCAGGACTGGTGTCGCAGCGCGTTCAAAATGGATTACTCGATCACCACCCCCAACGTCCTCTGGTCGCGGGCGGGTCGAGCGGTCACCGTGCTCGGATTCTTCCTGCTGGCGTATCTGGCGATCAACGGGGCGCTGATGGGACCGCAGAGCCGTCGAATTGGTCTCGGGCTCGACCCGCGCTGGCGAAACCGGATCACCAGTCTCGAAGAGGAAGTGCTTCCCAATACGTTCTCCGACCGCATCTTCCCGACCATGCCGGCGCAGGGAGACCTGATGATCTGGCTGGGCAAGAAGCCGTTTGTCGATAGCCGGCTTGGTCTTTACCTGGGCGGGCCTGAAAACCTGTTGAAGCTGCACAAGGAAACCCGAGCCGCTCTCTTCCCAGGCAGGGAAGTCGAAAACGCCGCAGCCGGGACCGAACTCTGGAAGTCGACCCTTGCGAAGTACGAAATCACGGATGTCTTTGCTCGACTGTGGGGCGCGAAGCCGGCGTATGGCCCGTTCTTCCAGTTGTATGCCAATCCCAGTTTTGTGCTGACGGGCCTTGGCAGCGCCGGCGCGAATCTGACTCGAAATGATCTCCCCTCGCCGGAGCTCAAGGCCCACCTCGAAAAGTTCGGTCTCACCGATTTTGCGAAAGTGGCGTTCCGTCCCCCCCAGCCGCCAGAGGTCATCGACCTGCAGGCAGTCTGGCCGCTGCCGGTTTCGAAGTATGACCGGTGGATGATTCAGAAGCTCCAAGTCACTCCCCCGGCCGCAGAACTCGCCAGCCATTACAACGCCATCCTCACCGAATCCGGCAAGCCGTTCACACAACAGCAAGCAGCCGGGCTGGCGATGCTCGCTGCTCGCACAGTTCGCGAAGCACTCATCGTCGATCCGAACAGCGCTCTCGCGTACCGTTCACTGGGAAATGCTTGCGGGGTGCTGCAACAGGTCGAGCAGCAGACCGCACTGCAGTCGGGCGTGCAGGCTTCGGTCGAGATGTATGAGACGCAAATTCTTTCTGCCGCCTTTTCCGCTGCCATCGCCGGACAGGAAGACCCGGACGATCTTCTGAAACTGTTTCAGATTCTGCTTGCACAGCGTTCGCTCGATACCGCGATTGATGTCCTCGCACGTTATGACAGAGCAATTGTCACGCATCCGATCCAGATGTCGGTAGACCGCCGTCTCGGACTGGAAGAGTTACGACGACAGGTTCAGGATGCCGTCAATTCCGTGAAGGAGCAGATCGCGACCGCGCGGGGTGAGAAACGTCCCGCGCTCGAACTGGCCGGGATGGCGCTCGCAGGGAACTGCCCGCAATTGGCGCTGTCGATACTCGAAGAAGACCTGACCCGACTCGCCTCTGAGCCGGAACTGCAACTGCTCTACGCCACGTTGCTGCTCAAGAACGGACGCATCGAAACCGCCTTCGACCAGATCGACAGTCTGCAGGCGAAGATGAATGGTCCGAACGCGGCCAACGTCCCTCCCTTCCTGAAGAACCAGTGGAAATCGGTAGCCCTGGCGGTGAACCTGTCCGCACAGAATCTCGGCGAAGTGGTGAAGCTTTCGGAAGAGGAACAGGACGCGTTCTGGAAGTCGGGTCTGACGTCGCTGCTGCAGCTTCCCTTTACATCGATGAAGCTGCCGATTCAGATGCAGCTCTGGCCGGCGTACGAAGCCCGAGTCACGTTCTCGGCCGCGATTGAACTCCCCGAACGCTGGGCGGTGATGCAGATGCAGGCCGTGCGTGCGGAACTGCAACTCGGTCGCCTCGAAGCAGCGACGACGCGGCTGCAAAGACTCGTCAAAATGCACCCGCAGTTCTCGCAGCGGAGCATCGCCGCAATGTATCTGGTTGCATTGACCGGCAAGCCGTACGAATTCCCGCCGAATGCCAACGACTTGCCAGCCTGGATGCTGGAACTGCCGATCGATCCGCCGGCAAAGCCAGCGACGCCGGTCGCTCCCGCTGCCGGCAGTGATCCCGGTCCGTTGCCGCCCACGCCGCCAGGCGCGCCTTCAACCGATCCGCCCCCGGCCCCTCCGGTGCCCGTCACGCCTCCCTGA
- a CDS encoding queuosine precursor transporter codes for MSDTPSTSRPARSQHDRHRHYKYFDFVMVGFVTVLLCSNLIGPGKRSEIPLPLELPYFGTMLTFGAGNLFFPIGYIFGDVLTEVYGYARARKVIWAGFGAMLFASFMAWVIIVLPNKATDDYGKALQPALELVFGNTFRITAASLVAYWCGDFANSFVMAKMKIWTKGRMLWTRTIGSTVVGQGVDSMIFYPIAFAGLWTSSDVIETSVFNWGFKVMIEVLFTPLTYLVINFLKKAENEDFYDTDTNFTPFSIKD; via the coding sequence ATGTCCGACACCCCCTCGACGTCTCGGCCGGCCAGATCCCAGCATGACCGTCACCGGCACTACAAATACTTCGACTTCGTGATGGTCGGTTTTGTGACGGTGCTGCTTTGCTCCAATCTGATTGGCCCGGGGAAGCGGTCGGAGATTCCGCTGCCGCTGGAGCTGCCGTACTTCGGGACCATGCTCACGTTCGGCGCAGGCAACCTGTTCTTTCCGATCGGTTACATCTTCGGCGACGTGCTGACAGAGGTGTACGGCTACGCCCGGGCCCGCAAGGTGATCTGGGCTGGCTTCGGGGCGATGCTGTTCGCCTCATTCATGGCCTGGGTCATCATCGTTCTGCCGAACAAGGCGACGGACGATTACGGCAAGGCGCTGCAACCGGCGCTCGAACTGGTTTTCGGCAATACGTTTCGTATCACCGCGGCGTCGCTCGTCGCCTATTGGTGCGGCGATTTCGCGAATTCGTTCGTGATGGCCAAAATGAAGATCTGGACCAAGGGGCGCATGCTTTGGACCAGAACGATCGGCTCCACGGTTGTCGGACAGGGTGTCGACAGCATGATCTTCTACCCCATCGCCTTTGCGGGTTTATGGACCAGCAGCGACGTCATCGAAACGTCCGTCTTCAATTGGGGCTTCAAGGTGATGATCGAAGTGTTGTTCACTCCGCTGACATACCTGGTGATCAACTTTCTGAAGAAAGCGGAGAACGAGGACTTCTACGATACCGACACCAACTTCACGCCGTTCTCGATCAAAGACTGA
- a CDS encoding ComEC/Rec2 family competence protein produces the protein MDDGSNQQASVLSRPAPRRPAVTAAILLGAGIAIDRWLGFPVWIWLAFAGIGIIAALFTSRFPAPRWASLCVLLAVFATGGLRQHMAWSETDSSTLAKWSNTIPQTVRVIGVISTAIEILDRPVGPRIPPWLEMDRSVCKLRCEQLQVDGTWQTVTGQARLEVTGHLVDVHVGDRVEVLGQLSRPGPPRNPGEFDYGDWLRTQGLSCQLRIEHPQAVQRIGSVRGLTWTLARWRTAIRKECQQRLAAELKPPLRGLAASLLLGDRTQLTDELKEQFAESGMMHLLAISGMNVGILLGMIFVMGRLMNLSSRQLAMTLIVTAILFTWITDHQASVIRAGLLAVLALIGGLSHRRVDGWNTLAACAVILLLWHPSDLFDIGAQLSFLAVAAIYWAARLPWRQIWPQPTGLEAEVSPWMQRVRGWLKLAVETYVVTGAIWLATLPLTMATFHLVTPIGLLLDLLLVPLSTLVLGLGYLFLCVSLLAPWLGWLIAIPFGWSLGLMQSAVAWGQRVPLGHFFVPAMPGWWLGGFYILLGLTWLRPAKSSSMRWEFRVWPAWIILGLLLPFVPSTAQDFRCTFLSVGHGLACVIELPTGETVIYDGGTLGDGRRAERALENLLWSRGIREVDTVLLSHADHDHYSGLFGLFDRFPVRQFCLAAPCAGSGQSGVEELCELAAKRGAKLHLLQQDDSLLPIRKDSPPVTIQVLHPREAIDGESDNAHSLVLSMTYAGRTILLTGDLEESGLDALLARPPLHVDVLLSPHHGGKASNVPALFRWASPDYVVVSGGEESLPHLEKAAKASTLLNTATAGAITFVIHSDGQITVGKFLP, from the coding sequence ATGGATGACGGGTCGAATCAGCAAGCCTCGGTGTTGAGCCGTCCGGCGCCGCGCCGGCCTGCCGTGACCGCCGCGATCCTGCTGGGCGCCGGAATTGCCATCGACCGCTGGCTCGGTTTTCCAGTCTGGATCTGGCTGGCGTTTGCCGGTATTGGCATTATTGCCGCCCTCTTCACTTCTCGTTTTCCTGCGCCGCGCTGGGCGTCGCTGTGCGTGCTCCTCGCAGTCTTCGCCACCGGCGGTCTCCGTCAGCACATGGCCTGGTCGGAAACCGATTCGAGTACGCTCGCGAAATGGAGTAACACCATCCCGCAAACAGTGCGGGTGATCGGTGTCATCAGCACGGCGATCGAAATTCTTGACCGGCCGGTCGGCCCGCGAATTCCTCCCTGGCTCGAAATGGATCGCTCTGTCTGCAAGCTCCGCTGCGAGCAACTGCAAGTCGACGGAACATGGCAGACGGTCACCGGACAAGCTCGGCTCGAAGTCACGGGGCATCTGGTCGACGTCCATGTCGGGGACCGTGTCGAAGTGCTCGGGCAACTTTCCCGCCCCGGCCCTCCGAGAAATCCCGGCGAGTTCGACTATGGGGACTGGCTGCGAACGCAGGGCCTGAGCTGCCAGTTGCGAATCGAGCATCCACAAGCGGTGCAGCGGATCGGTTCCGTCCGGGGACTCACCTGGACGCTCGCCAGATGGCGGACGGCGATTCGTAAGGAATGTCAGCAGCGACTCGCTGCGGAATTGAAGCCGCCGCTGCGCGGGCTGGCGGCATCGTTACTTTTGGGAGATCGCACGCAACTCACCGACGAGCTCAAAGAGCAGTTTGCCGAAAGCGGGATGATGCACCTCCTGGCAATCTCTGGCATGAACGTCGGCATTCTGCTGGGAATGATCTTCGTGATGGGGCGGCTGATGAATCTGTCGTCGCGGCAACTCGCCATGACGCTCATCGTCACTGCGATTCTCTTCACCTGGATTACCGATCATCAGGCTTCGGTGATCCGCGCCGGCTTGCTGGCGGTCCTCGCACTGATCGGCGGTCTCAGCCATCGCCGGGTCGACGGCTGGAACACGCTCGCCGCCTGTGCGGTGATACTGCTGCTCTGGCATCCGTCTGACCTGTTCGACATCGGCGCTCAGTTGTCGTTTCTGGCGGTGGCGGCGATCTATTGGGCAGCCCGACTTCCCTGGCGACAAATCTGGCCGCAGCCGACGGGGCTCGAAGCGGAAGTCAGCCCGTGGATGCAGCGTGTTCGAGGCTGGCTCAAACTTGCCGTCGAAACGTATGTCGTCACCGGCGCGATCTGGCTGGCGACGTTGCCGCTGACGATGGCGACGTTTCATCTGGTGACTCCCATTGGCTTGCTGCTGGATCTCTTGCTGGTGCCGTTATCGACGCTGGTACTGGGACTGGGTTATCTATTCCTGTGCGTGAGTTTGTTGGCGCCATGGCTGGGTTGGCTGATTGCGATTCCGTTTGGCTGGTCATTAGGCCTGATGCAAAGTGCGGTCGCCTGGGGCCAGCGCGTGCCGCTGGGTCATTTCTTCGTGCCGGCGATGCCTGGTTGGTGGCTGGGAGGCTTTTACATCCTGCTGGGCCTCACCTGGCTGCGTCCGGCAAAGTCATCATCGATGCGATGGGAGTTCCGGGTGTGGCCGGCGTGGATCATTCTCGGGTTGCTGTTGCCGTTCGTTCCAAGCACCGCGCAAGATTTTCGTTGCACATTTCTCTCGGTGGGTCATGGTCTCGCCTGTGTGATCGAGCTGCCGACGGGCGAGACGGTCATCTACGACGGCGGTACCCTGGGAGACGGCCGCCGCGCGGAACGGGCACTTGAAAATCTGCTCTGGTCGCGCGGCATTCGGGAAGTGGATACGGTGTTGCTCTCGCATGCCGACCATGACCATTACAGCGGGCTCTTCGGTTTATTTGACCGGTTCCCGGTTCGACAATTTTGCCTCGCTGCTCCCTGCGCCGGCTCAGGGCAATCCGGCGTGGAGGAACTGTGTGAACTGGCCGCGAAACGAGGGGCGAAACTTCACCTACTTCAGCAGGACGACAGCCTGCTGCCGATTCGAAAGGATTCACCGCCTGTGACAATTCAGGTGCTGCATCCGCGCGAGGCAATCGACGGCGAGAGCGACAACGCCCACAGTCTCGTGCTCAGCATGACCTATGCCGGCCGCACGATTCTGCTGACAGGCGACCTCGAAGAGTCCGGCCTCGACGCACTGCTCGCGCGGCCGCCATTGCATGTCGACGTGTTGCTCTCGCCGCATCATGGCGGCAAGGCCTCGAACGTCCCCGCCCTATTCCGCTGGGCGAGTCCGGATTATGTGGTCGTCAGCGGCGGAGAAGAGAGTCTGCCGCATCTCGAAAAAGCCGCGAAGGCCAGCACGCTGCTCAACACGGCCACGGCCGGGGCGATTACATTTGTGATCCATTCCGACGGCCAGATCACGGTCGGAAAGTTCTTGCCGTGA
- a CDS encoding DUF2237 family protein produces the protein MAGAKNVLGKPLQPCSYDPVTGWYRNGCCETGPGDFGVHTVCVQVTDKFLAFSKKVGNDLSTPLPQYEFPGLKNGDRWCLCASRWKEAYDAGVAPAVVLSATHMSTLEFASLEELREHALDANEVED, from the coding sequence ATGGCCGGCGCAAAGAATGTTTTGGGGAAACCGTTGCAGCCCTGTTCGTACGATCCGGTCACCGGGTGGTATCGCAACGGCTGCTGTGAGACCGGGCCAGGCGACTTCGGGGTCCACACCGTCTGCGTGCAGGTGACCGACAAATTCCTGGCGTTCTCCAAGAAAGTCGGGAACGATCTGTCGACGCCGCTGCCGCAGTACGAATTCCCCGGCCTGAAGAACGGCGACCGCTGGTGCCTGTGTGCATCGCGCTGGAAAGAAGCGTACGATGCCGGCGTCGCGCCCGCAGTGGTGCTGTCGGCCACGCACATGTCGACCCTCGAGTTCGCCTCGCTGGAAGAACTCCGCGAACACGCCCTCGATGCCAACGAAGTGGAAGACTGA
- a CDS encoding DUF3124 domain-containing protein, with translation MSQNDQSFQRSILLIAGIGVGVLALFAFFSNNNAREAPRATGMSAFQKPVSDVVADPATAAGELRTHFVPAYSHIYVDSGQPFRLTVTLSFRNTDPQSPLTIHSVRYYDTAGKLIRDELSQPLIVAPLGTKEFLVAENDFSGGSGANFLIDWSSGDQQISTPLAESIMIGTAQQQGVSFASRGVEVTRRP, from the coding sequence ATGTCTCAGAATGATCAGTCGTTTCAACGTTCGATCCTGTTGATCGCCGGCATCGGCGTCGGCGTGCTGGCCCTGTTCGCCTTTTTTTCCAACAACAACGCCCGGGAAGCGCCGCGGGCGACCGGGATGTCGGCCTTTCAGAAGCCGGTGTCGGACGTCGTCGCTGACCCCGCAACCGCGGCTGGCGAACTGCGAACGCATTTTGTCCCAGCCTATTCCCACATCTACGTCGACAGTGGGCAGCCGTTCCGGCTCACAGTGACGCTCAGTTTTCGCAATACCGACCCCCAATCGCCGCTCACGATCCATTCCGTCCGGTATTACGACACCGCTGGCAAGCTGATTCGCGACGAACTGTCGCAGCCGCTGATTGTGGCCCCGCTGGGGACAAAGGAATTTCTGGTTGCGGAGAACGATTTCTCAGGCGGTTCCGGCGCGAACTTCCTCATCGACTGGTCGTCCGGAGACCAGCAGATCAGCACCCCGCTGGCCGAAAGCATCATGATCGGAACTGCCCAGCAGCAAGGGGTTTCGTTCGCCAGCCGGGGCGTGGAAGTGACCCGTCGGCCTTGA